The Panicum hallii strain FIL2 chromosome 5, PHallii_v3.1, whole genome shotgun sequence genome contains the following window.
accggtcacCACCGTTGGTTTAATCGGTCACACTCAGTCTGCCTACTAGCCGTTGAACTCCAACTGCCATTCTCAACTAACGTCATTGCACCGAAACAATTGCCAACAGGTGCTGAAGATTTTGTTTGGAAACCCTTCTGGAAGCAAAACATGCGTACTGAGTAACCACGACACGCTCGCATCGACGCCTTCTTTTGCATCGGCAGTTTAACCAGTGGCTCTGTTATTTTTCAGTTGATTGCCATGTCATAAGGTTATATAGGAAGGGTCAGTCCTCCTATCCTTTGGCTCCCAAGCTTCATCCTTACAGCCTGAGTGGTCACACCTTGGACAGAACTCACAAGGTGTATGCAGTGCTTGTGTGGCTGAGAACAAAACCACTGTGTGATTTTGCTCCTGGTGTGGCTGACCCTCAATGGGCACAATGCTATAAGGTTATATAGGAAGGGTCaggcacaggtcgagatggtAGTTAGAAGATTAAAACATATAGTACACCCACATGCATCGTGGCAAGACTGGCAACCCACATTGCATGTACTTGGACCATCCGACAACAAGGTGAAAAACTAGAGTCCAGTGTGGCAGTGTCCATCTGATTATGTGAGCCTGGCTCATCTCATCTTACAATAACCCATCCTTGACCTTCAGGCATCAGTTTATTGGCAATGTCAATTTTGATCCCTGAGGGGACTGCAGCGTGCCCGACAACCCAAGATGGCCACCGGGTGCGCCTGATGGATCGACAACCTGACCGGTCTCACCCACGCACACACTGAGGAGGATTTGCGTGGAACACATGTGCTGAGATCTGACTACAGCTAAGGATTTGCCTGGATCTAGTATTTGGTGTCTGCTCAAGAACATGATGAACAGCTATGTATTTCTCTGTCCCCGGTGATAAAATAGTAGCATGTAGAGAAAGCTGCCCTTAGCTTTGCTTGTCATGGCAGTTCGAGCTTAGGAGAGGCATAGCTGAAAAGCTCATAGATTAAACCATGTTTGGTTCCTCATAATTGGGCATAAAAAAAAAGCCATGGCAAACATTCCAGGCGTGGTTTTAGGTTGCGTTTTCCCTGTGTTCactagttaaatttaatttgGAAAATGCAATGATCTGCCACTTCGGAGCTCAATCAAAACAATTATTTTTATGGCAGTTTTAATTGACATTTTCTCcgatttttcttttcctttgatTTAAGAGTGGACATTTATGTGCCTCTTATGAATGCAACAAAAAATGGGAAATCCTAACAAGCAATAATCTTTTCTTTTTGTGAAAGAGCAATAAATTAATTACTGAAGTGAACCTCGTAcatgcttttttttttaaaaaaagtttaAGAGTATCCTTTCCCTGATGAAAAGCTAAATGATGCTAGTCTTCAACGTACCTTTTATTAGATGAATTCCGACGAGGTTTTTCTTTCGAGTACTTATTGAAGATTGTAGAACGCAAAGAttcttttttttgtttgttCCAACATGAAgtcaacataaataaatatttgAAAAAAATATGACCACAAATGACATACCAGTAATTTCATATTGAGATTTCGTGCCATAACTCAATTAATCAACAGATGTAAGCTGATATATTTTTAGAATAAAGGCGAAAAAAGTAAAAAGGGCGAAAATGTGATGTACATGGTATTTATGTATTGCATTTACGAATATTTGTAGGCAATTTTGCCATATGATTGCATCGGTTGCCATGAGAGTGACCTGACGTTCAGAAGTCAAGGCAAAATGCCACAAGCATTTGAAGAACACATAGGGAAGACCGAAAGATGGAAAAGAATTGTTGTGTTGTTTCTTTGGAAATCTTCATGTCCATTTCTTTGGATGCAGGTAACTGGAAGTCCATAATAAGACCTCAGAATCACAGGACTACACACTCTCTGTAGCCTCACGTTTTGCATTTTCAAGACAGTGAAATTAGTTCTTTGCTGTCAGTAGGACCAGGCAGGCATATACACCATAGCGGAGAGCCGGAGATTCATCAGATGCTCTTCTCTGGCAacgaagaaggaaaagaaacagaGAGCTCAAAGCCAAACTAAATTTGCAGAATCCATGCGTCTGCGCGCACACACACAATGCAAGAAACTCGAAAGATAAATTGAAGAGCGAGTAATCTATGAAGGCATGTGCATTGTGATCGACACATTGCTCGTTCTCTGTTCATTGATTTGGCATTCCACACTGATGCAATTGTACATTGGCGCACACACTAGTTATCAGGGAGAGAGACACTGATCGATGAACACCGTACCAAAGTGAATCCTACTGCTACCACCTCTATTTTGTACTACGCTATGTTGTCCCTATCTGGCCCTCTATGTACGGCAGCCGGCGACCATTCTGGCACCAGCAAGGAGACAGACCCAGAACCCCCAAAACTTTGGCACCCGATGGAGCATCAGGGCAAAGACGATCCACCGATCGATCCGGCGTCCGGCGGTGGATTGGTCGGATCAGTCGTTCCAGCGCAGGAGCATGACGACGCAGCGCTGGATGATGTAGAGCCTGGCCCTCTGCTCCTTGAGGGCCTTGCCGAACCCCCTCTGCCTCCTCTGGCCTCCGACAAGCTTCATCTTGCACTGGCTGCGTGTGTTTTCGGCTGGAGCACGGATCTAGGAATAGACTAGGATAATAATAAGCTCTGTCTTGTTGGCTCAAGTAGCAGTGGATGATGTGTTGAAGCAGCACTCCAATGGCAGCCGTATATATAGCAGGAACTCATCAAGAGGGCTAGCTGCTAGCGGAGGAGGGGGGAGAAGGAAGAAGACTAGCAATAATGCAAGCGGGCCACATGGGGAGCGTGCAACGGCAGGCAGGGCGGGGTTGGGCGCCAGTGAGACGGCCAGCGCGGCGAGATTCCGGCTGTCCCCCGGGGTCCGAGGGGTGGTTCGGCCGTCGTGCGCCGCGAGCCCAGCGGTGTCGGGGCGTGGGCTCCGCCACTGTTTGGACATGGAAAATGTGTCGGGGGAAAGCCGGGGGCGTGCGCTGCGGCGTCGCAGCCACGCCCGCCCGTGCGCCTGACTACCGCGGGCGCCCGTGCGTGCGCCGTGCGCGCGCCGCCGGATGGATTCCTCTGTGCTGATCCAAGATGAGGGGTTGCTTCATGCAGCTTTGAATGGTGGTTGCTGAGTCATGACTAGATCAGAGTACCAGACCACCGCCAAAAGTCCTTTATTTTCTCTTCGGCGTTCCCACTTTgcaccaaaagaaaaaaagaagccaTAGCAAGAGAGCTAGTGAAGGGGAAAAAACAGCAGGTGATACGCTGAAACCAGGTGTTCTGTATTCCTCTTTCTTGTTCCACTAGTAATAACAATTTAACCCGATCTCAACCTCTTTGCAATAGCTTCTTC
Protein-coding sequences here:
- the LOC112894710 gene encoding uncharacterized protein LOC112894710 codes for the protein MKLVGGQRRQRGFGKALKEQRARLYIIQRCVVMLLRWND